Genomic segment of Carassius auratus strain Wakin unplaced genomic scaffold, ASM336829v1 scaf_tig00018063, whole genome shotgun sequence:
TAATTATGTGTGTCGTTTTAGGCAGTGCCAGAGGGGATCTCCTCAATAATAAGAGAGGGTTTGGGGGGATGGAGATGAGGGGGATGAGGGTAATATTTCATTCCCAGATCCAACCTGGAGGGGTGTGCTATGGACAGTACTTTGGGTTTTCAAGCAGGTGCAGTAAGGACAGTCAGACAACTTCCAAATGACCCACGCAGGGTTATTTCATGTGAAGCAACATGCTTTCAACCCTTGAAGCGCGTGCAGTGTGTACAGAAGAAAGGTGTGTGCTGTGATACACATCACTAGCTCTATCAAGCAAGGCCTGCCAGTCAGTTATGACACTATAATGAGGCTGTCATGAAATTCAAATGGCTCCGTTCTGAAGAGCGTGACTGTCTCTGGTGCACACTTTCTCCTTCACAATGAAGAGGCAAAATGCTTTTGACTGACAATTCATACCTAGAAGTTAGACCAAAACCACATGTCATGGTCtatgttatataattattttatataattcaatataatatatattttatataattaaattacatagacATTTCGGAGACGGTTTTTCGGAGACATTTCGGTGAAGTTTTATTATCTAAGAGCGTACTGGTGTATCATCAGTGCTGTTCACAACTTTATTGAGGAGATGGGTCGGACCTCGAACTGGTATAGTACAATCACACACTGGAAGAAAAACAAACCAGCTGTGAGAAAGAGCTGCCATGCTGACatttaaaagcacacacacacaggcgctaTCTAGGAATAAAGTAGGGCAaactacagagagaaagagagagagagactgcataATGATATCACCCCCTGAGAGCACTCTTTAAGATGCTGGCTCTCTATTTTGGGAGGCAAGAGTGGGGGAACATGGTGGGTGAAGGGTGGTCTCAGACGGGTCCTTTCCTCAGGCTCTAAATGAATGGCGGCGTTGCATAATCCAGAGAGCCTCGCTCGCTGACAGCACAATGATTTATGCCCCCCGTCAGAGGAAGAGAGGGGCGAAAGAGCGGAAGGCAGCTGATGAAGGGACGGTGTATGAGAGAAAGAATGGGAGAGAgttagagaaagaaagaaagaaagaaagaaagaacaacatcAACAGCAATGAATGTATAACATGCATAAATGGGATGGAATGTAGAAAAGAAGAAATGAGGAAGAAGGAGGTGAGACAGATTAACTCTTCATTGTCGACGTCAAACCAAGTACTCATTCACTCTTGCCATCTTTTTTAGAGACACTTGGGACAACTTAAGTCAGACAGCTACACATTAACAATTCTAGaacaaaatgtattgtaaaaatttttattatgttttccaTTTAACTTAAGGGAGGGGAAAAAACAATGGTTTTGCTTCAAGGGTGACACAACATAGTACCACAATTGTTTAccataataaaaatatcaaaataaaatcactaaaatCAGTCCGTTCAAAaggcataattaataataatcacaacaacagaattatttattacctgataacaaacatattttaatatatcattattacctaataataattttagaatattatattaaaaaataattaaataatttataatatcagTAGCCAATAACTAAAAACACAGGATGAGTGAACGCCATGCAAACTATCAGATGAGGCAGGATTTTGAGTTTTAAATTGTTCTCTTGCTCTGACTAAAAGCATATGTATGagtatgtcagtgtgtgtgtgagagacagcaAGGGAGAGAGACACTTTAGCCTACTCATATCTACATGCAGGTCTGGTTATTTTGCTTCCATGGCTGCTTGTGTCCCCAGAGAGATGCGGTGGGGAGAGCCACTGCTGTCAGAATCCAAACTCCTGCCTTCGTTAGGACAGCCGCTATCTAACACAGCACAATAATTGGGCGCATTCTAATTGCCTTCTGCAGGAATTTGATGATACATATTCTAAAGGTGCATCCTATCTCTGCCAACCTGCGTCTGCAGGtttcttattttctctctcttattCGCATTGTGAGTTTAGATAAAAGCACTTAAACTCTAAATTTTCACTTAGGAAACAAATATACAGCAAGTCCATAAAGTCTCTTCTCTCTCTATGGAGAAGGTCATCCATCTGTGTGTTCAGACATGAGTGGCTGAGAATCtagcattatcatcatcatcataatcatcacacATATGCACATTCTCCCTTAGCTTGAGTATGCAAGGTTTGGCAGAGTGAAGAGCATGTAGGTATTTATGAGTGCACATATATGCATTAGTGTCCTAGTGTATATGTTCTTGTGAAAAGTGCTTTCGctgagtgtaagtgtgtgagatCAGCGCCGCATGCATCAGGTCGCCTGTGAGCGcttctgtgagtgtgtgaactGCATATCTCTAAGTGTTGTGTAATAAGCACTCTCCAGTCCTGATGTACGGCTCTCGTTTCCCTCATGCTGCGAAGCACCGGGTGCTTTTGCTCGAGCATGTTAGGGCTGATTCCCGGCTGCGGTCTCAGGCCAGTGCATTGTCAGGCCCCGTCACTGTCTCTCCTAGACTGTCTGTGGATATTAATTTTACAGTTGGGTGGCTGGAGGGTAGCGACGCGGCAGGCGGTTGGCCCCCCTGGGTTCAAACAAAGACGTACATCTGGAGGCAGCAAATTTCCTTTGCAGCTAGAATGCACATGTAGCCTGTTGAGGTGAGCACCTGCAGCACACTTTCAGTATGATGGTGAGTGTCTGTTGTTACTGAGAGGATCTGCTTGTGCATATGTAtgagaagctgtgtgtgtgtgtgtaggtgttgtGCATGTGGGGGTGTAAGCTGTAGGAGAGAACTGCGGTGATAGTTGGACAGATATTATATTGAGTGGTTTGACTAGCCCTGCGGGGTTTGCTCTGTGTGCTGGAGGATTTCATCGTTTTGGATGCCTGGTATACAGACTGCAAGGCTGTGGATGCATATGTGGCGAAAGATCCCTTTCTTTATCAGGATTACTTATCCCATCCCCCACCTCTCATGTCTCCCAGGGGTGACAGGGCTAATTTCAGAACAGATCTTCCCCCTTAAGCAAGCTGTTTGACCAATGGATAACATGCCATACTCCCTCCCCCAATACCTCAACACTAAAACAGTTACTCTGCATGGATGCTGGACACATTGGCTTAGCTGTACCTCACCAAAGCTAGCGAGCCACTGTTAATGGCCGACTGACAAGCTAATACACCACCAAAGATGACTGATCTGGATTTAATCTGATCCCAGGCCAGCAGGTTTTGGGCTAAAcactgaaaacaacaaaacattacaaaaaagtgCTAGCATAACATTAAAGTactgtaaaatcaccaaaaaaaaaggaCATCAGTCAAACAAAAAGCAATTTAAGATATTCCATATGAATAGCCATGAGGTTTGCAAGCATGTCTAAAACAAACCTGAAAAATGTGATGTGCAAAAGTTTGTGAAGCTAGTAAAGTCTTGCAGTCAAGTTTTAGAGTTTTACACATAAAAATGTGAGGGACCTCAGGAATTCAACAAACCCCATTCCAAATATTTCACATGAACATCAAGGAGGttgaatttttgtgtttttgtatttgtgttgGTAGTGTctaaaatcctgtgtaaacaacaatccttaaaaaaaaaaaaagaagattcaaaacattttttttaatgcatgaggTATGCATGAGGGTAAACTATGTTTGCGTGCTTTGGTTACGTCTAAAAAACTTCcacaatctttaaaaaaacaagcttGTGCAATGGTCAGAAGATGGTAAATGAGTCGTGTTGTatgcatgtctaaaaaaaaaagtatgtaaaaaataGTAGCACATACAGAAATTGTTATTCTCAACAGTAGGGACTGTCATAAACCAACTAACAAAAACAATGCgctacattacaaaaaaaaaaagaaaaaagaaacaaataatgatTATACATTGCTGAACTGAATTATTTGTATGCATGCTTTTCATTCTTTGTGTAAAATGCTttagaaaaataagaaaattgatGCATGCATTTTTCAAATGACCCTTATTCATATGTAGAGGGGGACTTCTGTATTAAATTCAAGCACTTTACAACAAATGGTTGTGCCAGTGGGTGCCATTTTGATATATGTGCGTATGGGTGGCTAGCAGCAAGAACAAAAGGCTGCTATTTGTCTGGGTGCTCATGGGAGAAAATGCCATATCAAACATGCAACTACAATCCCTCAGACCTTTCTGAAAACAGGCCTCTACTTATCAATTACCTACCTGTCAGCGACACCGGCCGTGTAGGCAAATGTCCCTGCACAGGGCAACAATAGTGTTGAATGAGATTGCCATttatgtttgtatatgtgtgtgtaagaaaAAGATGGATAATATGAAAAAGACACATTTCACatggacaaaaacacacatacagtatgtgtacaCCCTCATGCTCGACGCAAACAAATGTGGCCTGTGGGGCATTTATGCTTGCTTTTGCTCTCCAGCTGAGTTGTTTTGGTATAATGTGAGCTGACCACTCAGGACCGCAGAAGGTAGGCTGGCCGCAGggtttgagtatgtgtgtgtgcgtgtgtgtgtctggtctTGTGTCTCTGTGAATAAGGTGCAGTCTACCTGATCTGGACTTAAAGGGGCATAGCGTTTGTGTCCACACACAACTGTGAGCCTATAAGTGCCATCATCTGCGTTTCTAAGAGGACCTGTTCTGTGAGTGACAGAAGCTTAGCCTacctctcattctctctcatgTCTTCCCCCTCTCGCCTATGACGGCAATTCTTTCAGAGGCAGACAAAACACTTCCTGTCCACCTGAATGAGAAGCGAGGAAACGAGCTGCCGTGCCGCATTTCTGCTGCTGAAGATATCAGAAAGGACGTTTTTTCCCGTTTGAAGGTTAAAGGCTAGTTCAGGCAGCTCCTCTGTAAACTTTTAACATCAAAAGCGGGAAAGCCTGGAGAGCCAGAGCCTGTTTCCACAGGAGAGCGGCGGTTTGAAAATAACTGCTTGTCCGTTTGGCAGACCTCTGAGAAAATGCCTCAAAGGCCGGCTCTCTAAATAATAACCAGTCTTGTTAGTTAGAACAGGGCCTGGAGGCCAAGGCAAAAGATGGTGTTTGGCTGACTGTGAGTGGCCCTTGAGGCACGAGGCCAACTGGCCCTTCAGTTTCAACCTTGACTTCATTCTAGACCTGTACTATTTTTTCCCCTTATGGAAACCTGTGCATTTCCTCAGAATTGTAGAGTGAAAAATACAGTTGCACAATGGATAAAATGTTCATTTCCTCTACTCCCCAACTATTTCTTATTGCTCTCACCTTCTCGCATCATGCCAACGGTCAGACACTTCATGAAGCGGCAGGCTTGGCAGGACTTCCTTCTGCGTTTGGTGATCTCACATTCATTGGTGGCGGGGCAGCTGTACTCAATGTTTCCTGTGGCGAGGCATGTAGAGAGAAGGAACAGAGAGTGTTTAATGACTGCAAACCAAAacactgtcacatttgatcaatttaatgcaccgttgctgaataataataatagtaataattaaaaatcttactggccTCAGATTTTAGAAAAGCATTGATGTACTCTcaacaaataaaatactttaagtgCAAACCCAACCTCTGATTGACACTTCGAAAGAAGACACTGAAATACAGCAATCACTTCCCATCATATCTACATCATACATCTTCTcttcatatctgtgtgtgtgtgtgtgtctgagggtTCAAAAGGCATGCAGAAAAGAGCCACTGGCTGTCCTCAGAGGTCATGTGTCACAGAGCTGTGTGAAGCTGGATAGGCAGGCTTTACTAAACCTAAACAAAAACCTGCAGGTAACAATTCACCTTTGAGTGAACTTCCAATCGCCTGGTGACCACTAAAACAGCTCCTCATCCTACCAATcccacacataaacaaacacagagaGCTACAAGTTTGCTACTGTGATTCCTGGCATACTGTAGAGTAGACTATTACAGCAACTTCTTTAAGGACCATGATGCTGTGAGAGGGAAAAAGCAATTATATATGCTTGGTACTGCAAATAGAAGCCTGATCAGTAATCTGgcacacaataaaaacatttaaatagtttttggcTGCATTATAAGATTTGCTTGCCAGATACAGTTATTTAATATAACAAATTTAGGGTTTGGAATGGCGTATGGCAGTGTTACAACTACCAGTGTAAGAAGAGAATTTGCTCTATAGAATGACAATTAGAACATAAATACGTGCACTCACACTTCTTGGGCTGAAACAGACTCTCtaatacacacactcatgcaattAATATAGCACCCGTCTGGGACCTCCACACTGATGAAATATTTCAGAGTTAATCAAACTTTGTAAACACTGATTTGTATTGACTTCTCTTCTGTGAACTGATGTTACCCCATTACAAAGCAGATTAGCAGCACGAGCAGGGGGCTAAATGCTCAAGACTGCTAATTCAACAGGAAACAGTATTTAAAGTACGCATGTCCATTAAACTGAGCTCCAATATACATTAGTCAGGTAATCTCCAGAATCCATTAGGGTCTTCGGATTGGGAGGAATGCATGTGGAATGGGGATGTGTGTGGAGATGTGAGGTGATTCTCATGAGGGCTGAGGCCAGTTGAGTGGTAACCAGCTGGGAATGTTTCAAGGGGGGAAAAAATCCTTGCCAATCTAATATAGGTGCTTTCCTACAGTACCAGTAGTTGAATGCCAATGGCTTGAGCGCTGTGTCCAGGTTATCAACACAGTGGAAAGGaggctatatgtgtgtgtgttccactgaTATGATAGAGTGATGTGATTGGAGTTAGGTGGCAGTCAATTAGTGCGATATCCATTGTCTATCACTCAAGTGGCTGCCGAGAGGTTTCAAACAAGATATAAAATGTCCCTAGCGCTTCCTTCCACTGCCTGTCTTCATACTAAATGCTACACTTCCATCATTCATCAGTCGCAGTCAAATGCCAATGAAGCTAATTACCAGAACATGGTGACAACCTGACCTTGGGGTGACCTTATACTACAGCTATGAAGAAGGGAACAGATTTGGGGATGTTCTGGGCTTCCTGAGGTGGCATTCTTGGTGTACACCTCCTATATTTTGCCCACCGCCTGGCTACAAGTGGCTCAATTGGGAAGTGATAGATGCAGGTTGTCAGGTGGCATTGGAAGAGTGCCACCGGAATGCCAGCTGCCAGTGATTTGAGTTGCCATGGCGTCCGTTCCGCCGCCTGTCCCAATGCCCCTAGCTAAACTGTGGTCTTGACGCATCTGCATCCCATAACTCACCAACCCTGCTCCGTCCCTCAAAAACCAGCCAGTCTGGATGTCAATAAATGTCCAGATGGATGGGATGTTTTTGGAAATCACCAAGAGTTTTATTGGCTAATGGGATGAAACATACCGATATGTCAAACCCCACCTTCTGAGGCTTTGGATTGCGTGCAGGCCAAGCATAATATTTGACCCATTTATTCAGCACCTACTTTGTTCCTCAGAGCTTCACTGCCACTTCTAAAAAACTAGCAGATGGGTAACTTCCCGGTATATTAATTGCCTGTAATTTCTTGTTTGACATAACTGATCGATCTTGTTAATCTGAAGCAACAAGACAAGAAAAGTTTATAAGCAAAAGCATTACCACCCTCTAGCTGTAAACGTCTACTGGACGGAAAGCTGCTTAAGTGGCATAAAGCCAGCAGATGTTGGATGTATGGAATTGCTTTGTGCACATTCTAGGACAATCCTACTTTGACTAAGTCCCTCTGACCCCTTGGCCTGACATGTGAACCTATCTGAAGTTCTAGCTGAAGGAGGGTAAAAGCCAACCTTGAATGGTCCTCTTGAAAAAGGCCTTGCAGGCCTCGCAGGATGCGACACCATAATGGTAGCCGGAGGCGATATCCCCACACACCAGACATAGGCGCTTGGGCATGGAGTTCAGCATGTACTCGCATTTAATCTGTGAGTCCTCCGTGATAGTGCTTGAGCAGTCCTCGTAACGCTTGGCTCCGGCACCGCTGGGACCCAGAGCACCGGTTGGGCCGTAAAGAGTGGGTGAGTCCAGACCATTCTGATGGCCATTCATGGTCGAGCTGTAGCTACCGCTGGCGTCTGAAGAGCCGCCGGGGCTGTGGTGATTTACGCTGTCCGTCAGTGAGGCAGGGCTGGAAGGTTCC
This window contains:
- the LOC113075938 gene encoding estrogen-related receptor gamma-like, producing MDSVELSLPECFSLHSEQQMNLSKAQVNSEDKYAKCSAWRTQQQYDIEASHMRDAHALYNQRLLCRMSSKDRHIESSCPSYIKTEPSSPASLTDSVNHHSPGGSSDASGSYSSTMNGHQNGLDSPTLYGPTGALGPSGAGAKRYEDCSSTITEDSQIKCEYMLNSMPKRLCLVCGDIASGYHYGVASCEACKAFFKRTIQGNIEYSCPATNECEITKRRRKSCQACRFMKCLTVGMMREGESNKK